The Ictalurus furcatus strain D&B chromosome 23, Billie_1.0, whole genome shotgun sequence genome includes the window tgacccagtcgtcttgccatcacaatttggcccttgctAAAGTCACTCAGacccttacacttgcccatttttcctgcttccaacacatcaacttcgagaactgactatctatctatctatctatcaatccatccatccttccatctgtctgtcttattCACAGACACTGCATGGAAGAGAATGTCATATTTTGTACAAAGGAAGTttacttctctcttttttctcctgTGTGCTGCTCCGGTGAAGAGTGGAGGACTCTGGAACGGCGACTCTGCAAGATCAACTTATCAAAACAGCAATACAATTAGGAGGAAGTAAATGAATTCACCatttcattcataaaaataaaataacttcagTACAAAATTCATAACTGAAACATAAGAATATTATCCAAATGCCAGTGGACCTCATTTTGATTTAACAAACAAATGTTAATTGCAAATCGATGAAATGATATTACTAATTTGAGTGCCATGAAAGAAGTGGACTTACGAGGTGGGACGTAATCCCCTGGAGGCTGGAGGCCTGGAGATTTATAGATCATGTGCACTTGGACGTGCTCCTGCAGAGAGAATTGTGGGAGATAGAAGAGTTATGGATGTGCCAAAGTATGCATAATGAGAGTCAAACATGCACAAAGTGCATAGaaaggatataaaaagtctacacaccctgttaaaatggcagtttttgtgatgtaaaaaaaatgaaaccaataTAAAGGATGTCAGAAgttttcccaccctcaatgtgaaattacaacgtataaaaattaagtgaaaaacaatcagaaacattttagggacaataggaaaaaaaaaacaacaaccttacAATAACcttgttgcataagtgtgcacatgcttttataattgggggtgtggctgtgttcagaatgaaccaatcacattcaatctcatgttcaaaattACCATGAATTaccatacagctgtcatcaatgaaattattctgattaaccccaaataaagaccagctgtttctgtaggatttacTTTACATCTTCTtgatttcatctgactgctgaagccatggtccacaaagagcttacaaagcatgtacaatATCTCGCTTTTTGAAAGCTATCGATCAGGACATTAGATGTACAATGGCACACCATAaagaccatcatcatcaacaaatagagaaaatgagGGTACCACAGTGaccaccaagaacaggacgtccctccaaaatttataaTGGACAAGACAAAATCTTACCAGGAAGGCTACCAAGAGAcctatggcaacattaaaggagctgcaggaatatctgcaggaagtactgattactctgtgcatgtgacaacaatctctcatattcttcacatgtctggggtATAGGGTAGgatggctagacagaagccctttctcacaaaaaacttccaagctcaactaaatcaccccaaaccgtGTGCCAAAATGTATCTGATGAGACCTTTccaaaggtataataattccataaatccaaaaggtatgtttggtgaagcatggtggtggcagcatcatgcgacagggctgcttttcttcagccagaactggggcttttatcaaggtggatggaatcatgaatagctataAATAgtcaattttagtgcaaaaccttcaggtggtctgctagtaagctgaagatgattaggaatttcacctttcagtacgacaatgacccaaagcgtacatccaaatcaacaaaggaacgacttaaccaaaagaagatcagtgTTTTTGGATGACCCaaccagagcccagacctgaatccaactaaacaTCTGTGAGGTGACCTGAAGCaagctgtgcacaggagatgaaCTCTGACACCAACAAGTTTCcattttacacataaaataaatgttctatcgaaaaaaaatacaacttcaATAAATATCTAATACACtaacaacaaaaacccaaacaaaaatacatcttAAAATAATTAAAGCTAAATTACAGCACAGGAGTGTACTGCGTTACGTGTGCGTGTTTGAACGCGTGAACGCGCATGTGACGTCAGAAGGAGCCGCCTGTTCACGCGCCTCAGGAAGTCTTTCCTGGAGGAAACTCTGGAGTCGTTAACGACAAAACGCGGAAAAATGAGTAAATATTTCACTGAAATAGCCATATTCACACGTCCACAGGTAGGCTATCGTTTCCTTTTCGATATTCGTTCAAATACACGGAGTTAAGCAGACTTGAAAAGAACCGAAGAGCAACAGGTTGATAAGCTAGTTAGTTATGCTAGCTGTTTAGCTTGCAGTGTTAGCCACCAAGCAGCAGGTTAATATTCACCCAGATTTTTGGCTTCATGTGCGGCGAATACAGGATTAAAACAGCAGTTAGTATACAGTTTCTCAATATAAGTATTTCATAAATACTACAATACTTTcgagatataaaaataaaaaccaagcaGACGCTCCGTGTTTAGCTGAACTAGCTCGAGTTAACGGTTTCAGCTAACTACAGTAGTGCACATCTTCACCTAGAAACAAATCAGCTTTAAACTCATGGAGAAGTGTTCATCATTGTACATGTTTACTACTAAATATTTAGAAACACCTAGaaaatgtatatgtaatgtACAATTATAACGtgctaattatttattttttattgctattatatacagaaagaggaagaaaactaACTGCAAGATGGGATGTCCATGTTAAAGACAACTAGGAACTTAAATGCTAGGATGAAAAATAAACTTTAGTCTTccttaaatggaaaaaaaatgtgtatgtgtatatatatatatatatatatatatatatatatatatatatatatatatatatataaatttgacaTTGACACAAgatttacaattacattttccATGTTTGACTTTATGGAAGTGGTATTTCCCAGGAtggattattacattttaaaagaaaattcatGGGGTGACATTACAATCGAAAGAATTGATAACATCTTTGAGATTAATATCTCAACTATCAACTTTGTGCCTGGTTTCAGCTGAAAAATAAACTCCATTCCTTCCCAAGGTTTTTAATTACGCTCGGGAAAAATCCTGGCTTAAAccgaaatgattttttttttaaaaaaggcaagATTACAGGGATAAATATGTAAAATCTTTAAGTTCTTGAATGTTATTACAGATGCAAGGTGTGAAGAAACCAAGCCTTGTTCTGTGGTCTCTGAGGGCATTAATGACGTCCTGTGAAGTGTGTTGTTTCTGGCAGACGCTGATAACACAGCCCCTGAGAGATGTGTATTGTTTGGGGTTTAGTCACTGATACACATGCATTAGCTTTAATTGGAGGTTGAATAGAAGACCGAACAATGGTTCCTGTGAGTACTGTTAGTAATGTATAGACAagagtccgtacaggatttcacagaggtttatttgatgtattttgtgattgttgtggcttTCCCCCCCAAAATTTTTGTGATGCagcttgcagagttttttgtgcttttttttaaataaaggaaaacgacttgaattggtgaaatcgcaatcgcacaaaattgtcttgcacggtctttcacagtgatgttaaatggtaaatgagacattttagctgtaatCGCATAcaatgcacgtgaatcgaagatggctttggctgaatgctcgTTGttatgacgtcacgtgacgcatcttggtccaaatctgctgtaatttagaaaaaatggcgagctcctccgaatattatggagtttgcttgattttacgttcatttctgcgattgcaaaatcacaaaatcctggagtgAATGGTAGAGAGATGAAATGCTGTATGATTAGGGATATGGTCATTAGTCATTAGGGTTATAGTCAGTATACTCCTATAGCCAAAATATCTCAGAAGCCTGATTTGCActtctttaaatattttcaaaCCTGCCCTTCTACTTGTTTTCAGGCTTAGTGCTAGAACTGTTTCTCCACCATGTCTTGCCGTGACATCCATGCCACGAACGCGTTTTCCTTCATCATCGCCCTGCTCTCGGTGGGTGGATTAGCCGTCGCTACAGTCATCCCTCAATGGAGGACAACACGTCTTATCACCTTTAACCTCAACGCCAAGAATGTTACAGTGTACGACGGACTGTGGACCAAATGTGTCCGGCGAGATGGATCCAGCGGGTGTTATTACTTTGACGCAGAGTGGTACTCCAGAGTAGACCAGCTGGATCTCAGGCTGCTGCAGTTCTGCTTGCCAACAGGTTGGTGTTTGTTGCTAGAAACGGCACGTGACGCTCACACTCCCAGAATTAGTTACTTTAAAACGTCTGTAAATTGTATCAAAACCTGTAGTAAGGGCTTGTCAATGTTTTCGGTGAAATTGCAGACTCTAACATGACATACATACCCCTTTAAAAGTtgctttaaatttatttactgctttaaaaaaaaaaaacaggatccTGTACAGTTTAGTGTTTTCTATAGTGAAGTATGGATTCTTCTTTTCCACAGGTATGTTCTTCTCTGGCCTGGCTCTGCTGCTCATTCTCACAGGCATGTGCAAGACGGCATGTTGCTCAACAACCCCAGACGACATAAAGTCTAGCCGCTGCATTGTGAACAGCTCAGGGTGCCACCTGGTGGCTGGGATGTTCCTCTTGATAGGAGGTGCCATCGCTATGCCTCCATCCATCTGGTTCCTGTTCCACACACGTGAGTTGAACTCGCGCTACGCTGACATTTTCGCCACAGAGTTTGCAGCGTATGTGGCTATTGGCAGTGCCGGCGGCCTTGAGTTCGCCGCTCTGCTGATGTTCATGTGGTACTGCATGTGCAAAAAACTGCCCTCCCCCTTCTGGCTGCCCCTGCATGAGCTACCCGCCATGAGCAGCAGCGTTTCTGCTCAGCCACTAATGACCAACGGCCTGCCGTCTCCTGTGAACTACGCTCCTCAGAACTTCCCCCCTGCTGTTCTAGATGCTCCGGCTTTCGTGCAAGCCCCGGGATACCCACAGCCCATGCCAGGCCCACCTGTACCGCCTCAGGTATACATGGCCCAGATGTCAGTGGCTGATGGCTACAGGTCCGAAGCAGGAGCCTCGCAGGCTTATGGTTACGCCCCCTCGCAGAGTTACGCCCCCTCGCAGAGTTACGCCCCCTCACAGAGTTACGCTCCCTCTGTAAGCATTGCCCCTTCTCAGAGGTATGCTGGACATCGCTACTCCACACGATCACGTCACTCAGCAATTGAGATCGACATCCCCCTGCTGACAGAGTGACAGCGATAGAAATCCACTTTCAGTAGCTATACACTAAAAAACCGTCCTTCAGTACATGACTCATGATCACTAATCGGCAATGGACGTCCCACTGACCCAGGCCATGCAACTCTGCATACACAAAATGTCTTATTTGAATCACACTTATCATCAGACCAAGCAATgttaatgaaaataatcatgtgATTAAAAAATACACTTCCAGTAATCTCTGTGAGATAAATTAGGACCAATTTGCCACCTTTTAAGACGACAGAAAATCTGGTAATAGATAATAATGatcaaaaaaaatcataaaatcattAGCTAGCCACCTGGACAAATAAAATTGCCCAGTCCCATcttttggttgcctggaaacctaaTTGGTGCAATAATACAGACCAAGGATAATTAATGTGTTCATGGGGTTTTATAtgaggcttttttctttctttctttctttattgttgTTAAACCTACTTATCCACCAGTCCACTACAAATAAGAAAAACCCAAATAGCCTACACATGAAATCTGCTTATCCCAGAAGCTATGGGTACtaatttgtccacccctgaaaCAGATAATTAAAGGGACAATTATATTTTACAGTTCTTCGTTTACAAGATTGTCAATTTCTCAAGTTCACAAACTCACAGTATCCatcaataataattcaaattgAAGAAGTAATCTACTGTGGTCTAATATCTGTAAGTTGTTCAAAATAGAATAATGTTTAAGAATGAATTTTCCTATACATCATGTACAGAGGCGAATACTGATAATCTCCCGGAATATTAGTATTCACTTCATGTTAATTTAGATAATAATAGTTTCAGTTGTTTTCATCCACCTTTCTGGAATTGAACCAAGAACAGGTTTTATGTTGAAaatgttcactttttttttttgatttttctaCTGTCTAGTAGACATTTGAAACGGACATTTTCACCTGAACAGAACATAAGGGTTAATGTGAGGATGTCTGCTACAATTTTGCCTGTGACCCAAATGAGGTGGATGCTGTCAGTCTGGTCAGCTGTGCTGAGAGACGACGCTTCCTGCATCTTTGGATGAGACTTTTCCCCCCTCatggtttacaaaaaaaaaacacactgattgCACGTGCACTGTAAATGGTCAACGTCACTAAAcaaaaagcgctgacactgtaGCTGAAACAAAACAGTCAGCTGCTTCACTACACTGTATTTTGCACTTAATTCACACTCACTTTTAAACGAACACTGATATTAACACACAATGCTTTATAGACACTACAAACACTGCTCATGGTGTTGATCTGCCTTTGTTAAATGGTAATGCCATTACATCAGGGTTCTTCAGGACTTCTCaagccttttttaaattattttataggGAACTAAAAACTGATAAAGGGCAGCTGTTCTATTCCTGTTACATTGTGTTGTGCAGTGAGGGACAGAGGATCATTTCCCCTGTTTGTCTTTTTAAGCTTAACGAAGCATCACATTCATTTCTTTATGTTTTATACTAATACTGAAGGATTAAAACGTTATTCAGATATGAAGTGCTCTTTTTAAGTGTGCCACCTTTTTATACATTtgtgattttaattatttttctttctttctttctttttaacatcttatttttgttttgtatttttacatttctgaattTTAAAGAATATCCAGGGCTGAGGGATCAGCTTAGTGAATGCTATGTTGTTATGATGACTAACATCTTCATGTTAAGAtgcattctgatgtttaataagaaaaaaaattgtaggtgcaattttaatgttttgtttttagaactaatctttttttattttttataaaatgccCATTCCTCCGAGCATAGATTACTAATGTCtaaacttaataaaaaaaaacaaaaccaaaaaacactgtttaaaagaatcaacTGAATGATTTCTGaatgtgtatatttttacaAAATCACATTTcgtaaagaaaaaatgtttgaacATTTTGAAACTTGGAACAGTTAGTATTAGGATAAACCATATTCaaattgcaaagaaaaaaaagattgctgCTCACTGATTTGGAATAGAGGACTAAATTTCCTCTTTTTTGACAAGGGGATGAGGCAGGGTTACAGACAGCTGAAAGGAATATTCAGTCTCATGGGGTAGAAACCATAGTAAACCTAAACCAACAAACGTGTGTATGAATGTACTGGCAGCTCAAATTTAGTGTTGATTTCCTCTTTCAGAGTACAGTAACAAAAACAGCCTGTTAAATTTGTTTTAGAACCACACATATGATATAAGGGGACTACATCTATAAAAATGggaaatttattattattatttttaaatacaagaaAAGTGCACCATATGGATCTTTTACCCGCTCTTAAACGTTGTTCTATATGTATTACATttagattacttttttttttttttttgttattcctaATGTAGTGGTACGGAATAATACAAGCCACTGATGGTATACTGAGACCTGACAATAAAGTGGCTGACTGCCCCGCTGGCACCCCACCGTGATCTATTACAGGAGAACAAAACCTGTTTATGCTGCTTGTGTGCTATGAATTAGAAATACgacacacaaaatatggcagCATAACTGTTACATAATTCCCTAAAGATTTTTGTCATGTTCGTAATGTGTATTTGCAAAGGTCACTACGTTAATAGCATACAGCTCTTAAATAAGAGTGTCGCCCTCTCGTACGCTCAGTAGAGACTCGTCCCTTGATAATGAGCTTACAGCCTGGAGAAGCTACACCTCGGCGAAAACCAGAATCTGTAATAGACATTCTGGCTTTAATATGTGTTTTCATATTAACACAGCTGAGACTGTTGGATTAAATGTGCTATGGGTATGTGAGACTGTTTTCATTGTGTAAAATGCCTCTTGGCCAGTGACTCATTTGTTTGGTTCACTATTTTGACTCATTTTGACACAAAGCCATGGATGCTAACATTTACTCACTGCTAATTGAAAGTCACAACAGATGTCTGATCGCTTTGCCTCACTTAAGGGAAATACTGATGTTTAAAAACTACACAATGGAACAGAGAACATAATTCCCCCCTCGTTCACTAGCATCACGCTGGGTTTCTACCCCTTCCCCCTCCATCACGCACTCCCACAAGAGGGGGAAATTCTGTAAAGGATTAGGGGTCTAAAGGCAGATGGTCTCTCAGATGGTTTGGTGTAGAAATGAGATGgggtgtgtacat containing:
- the cldn12 gene encoding claudin-12; the encoded protein is MSCRDIHATNAFSFIIALLSVGGLAVATVIPQWRTTRLITFNLNAKNVTVYDGLWTKCVRRDGSSGCYYFDAEWYSRVDQLDLRLLQFCLPTGMFFSGLALLLILTGMCKTACCSTTPDDIKSSRCIVNSSGCHLVAGMFLLIGGAIAMPPSIWFLFHTRELNSRYADIFATEFAAYVAIGSAGGLEFAALLMFMWYCMCKKLPSPFWLPLHELPAMSSSVSAQPLMTNGLPSPVNYAPQNFPPAVLDAPAFVQAPGYPQPMPGPPVPPQVYMAQMSVADGYRSEAGASQAYGYAPSQSYAPSQSYAPSQSYAPSVSIAPSQRYAGHRYSTRSRHSAIEIDIPLLTE